From Streptomyces sp. NBC_00237, a single genomic window includes:
- a CDS encoding MFS transporter, which produces MTTAHPEPKPGPLPPQPRADRPPARSVLRDARFLRLWTGTTASGLATWALPFVLGLAVLDRTLTAPVLGLLLAARTAGFLIAVAVGGVLADRHTRRGVVLVAALAAALAAPLLALGLGRSLPLMVLAAVLAGAGQGACRPAFQALTAEIVDPALRQQANAATTLSVRATTLTGPALTALLALWLDTATLLLGIGLLWLVAALVPGRGAPAHAAEPAQRPSLYGEFVEGLREARRHPWFLAGLGALTTVIATGYSATGVALPLISRDRYGTEAVLAAAMTAYTLGALGGALLMARWRPRAQGRTALLGLACYGFAPLALALPVHPAFVVAAYVLAGIGVELFNVPWFTATQREVAPDKLARVSSLDFLLSYGLAPLGLALIAPAITAFGPAPVLLTCAALCFLAPAAATLARGARHFSRTA; this is translated from the coding sequence GTGACGACCGCCCACCCCGAACCGAAGCCGGGTCCCCTGCCCCCGCAGCCCCGGGCCGACCGTCCCCCCGCCCGCTCCGTCCTCCGTGACGCCCGCTTCCTGCGTCTGTGGACCGGCACCACCGCCTCCGGTCTCGCCACCTGGGCCCTGCCCTTCGTGCTCGGCCTCGCGGTCCTGGACCGCACCCTCACCGCACCCGTCCTGGGGCTGCTGCTGGCCGCCCGCACCGCCGGATTCCTGATAGCCGTGGCGGTCGGCGGCGTGCTCGCCGACCGCCACACCCGGCGCGGCGTCGTCCTGGTGGCGGCCCTCGCCGCCGCCCTCGCGGCCCCCCTGCTGGCCCTCGGGCTCGGCCGCTCCCTGCCGCTGATGGTGCTCGCCGCCGTCCTCGCGGGCGCGGGTCAGGGGGCCTGCCGCCCCGCCTTCCAGGCGCTGACCGCCGAGATCGTCGACCCGGCCCTGCGCCAGCAGGCCAACGCCGCGACGACCCTCTCCGTGCGCGCCACCACGCTCACCGGGCCCGCCCTGACCGCCCTGCTCGCCCTCTGGCTCGACACGGCGACGCTGCTCCTGGGCATCGGGCTGCTCTGGCTGGTCGCCGCCCTCGTCCCCGGCCGGGGCGCACCCGCGCACGCCGCCGAACCGGCCCAACGTCCTTCCCTGTACGGCGAGTTCGTCGAGGGCCTGCGGGAGGCCCGCCGCCACCCCTGGTTCCTGGCCGGGCTCGGCGCACTCACCACCGTCATCGCCACCGGCTACTCCGCCACCGGCGTCGCCCTGCCCCTGATCAGCCGCGACCGCTACGGCACCGAAGCCGTCCTGGCCGCCGCGATGACCGCGTACACGCTCGGCGCGCTCGGCGGAGCCCTCCTGATGGCCCGCTGGCGGCCCCGCGCCCAGGGCCGCACCGCCCTGCTGGGCCTCGCCTGCTACGGCTTCGCACCGCTCGCCCTCGCCCTGCCCGTGCACCCGGCCTTCGTCGTCGCCGCGTACGTCCTGGCGGGAATCGGCGTCGAGCTCTTCAACGTCCCCTGGTTCACCGCCACCCAGCGCGAGGTCGCCCCCGACAAGCTGGCCCGGGTCTCCTCCCTCGACTTCCTCCTCTCGTACGGGCTGGCCCCCCTCGGCCTCGCCCTGATCGCCCCCGCGATCACCGCCTTCGGCCCGGCCCCGGTCCTGCTGACCTGCGCCGCCCTCTGCTTCCTGGCCCCGGCGGCGGCCACCCTGGCCCGGGGCGCCCGCCACTTCTCCCGTACGGCGTGA
- the glnA gene encoding type I glutamate--ammonia ligase, translating into MFGNADDAKKFIADNDVKFVDVRFCDLPGVMQHFTIPAAAFDPDEELAFDGSSIRGFQAIHESDMALRADLSTARIDPFRRDKTLNINFFIHDPITGEQYSRDPRNVAKKAEAYLASTGFADTAYFGPEAEFYVFDNVRFQTSANESFYHIDSEAGAWNTGSTENNRGYKVKYKGGYFPTPPVDHFADLRAEISLELDKNGLQVERQHHEVGTAGQAEINYKFNTLLAAADDLMLFKYVVKNVAWKNGKTATFMPKPIFGDNGSGMHVHQSLWQNGIPLFYDEQGYAGLSDMARYYIGGILKHAPSLLAFTNPTVNSYHRLVPGFEAPVNMVYSQRNRSAAMRIPITGSNPKAKRVEFRAPDPSSNPYLAFAALLMAGLDGVKNKIEPPEPIDKDLYELAPEEHATVQQVPTSLPAVLDALEADHEYLLAGGVFTPDLIETWIDYKRTQEIAPIQLRPHPHEFELYFDL; encoded by the coding sequence ATGTTCGGGAACGCCGACGACGCCAAGAAGTTCATCGCCGACAACGACGTGAAGTTCGTCGACGTCAGGTTCTGCGACCTGCCGGGTGTGATGCAGCACTTCACGATCCCCGCCGCGGCCTTCGACCCGGACGAGGAGCTGGCGTTCGACGGCTCGTCCATCCGCGGCTTCCAGGCCATCCACGAGTCGGACATGGCGCTGCGCGCGGACCTGTCGACGGCGCGGATCGACCCCTTCCGCCGCGACAAGACGCTCAACATCAACTTCTTCATCCACGACCCGATCACGGGCGAGCAGTACAGCCGTGACCCGCGCAACGTCGCCAAGAAGGCGGAGGCGTACCTGGCCTCCACCGGCTTCGCGGACACCGCGTACTTCGGTCCCGAGGCCGAGTTCTACGTCTTCGACAACGTCCGCTTCCAGACGTCGGCGAACGAGAGCTTCTACCACATCGACTCCGAAGCGGGCGCCTGGAACACCGGTTCCACCGAGAACAACCGCGGCTACAAGGTCAAGTACAAGGGCGGCTACTTCCCGACCCCGCCGGTCGACCACTTCGCCGACCTGCGTGCCGAGATCTCCCTGGAGCTGGACAAGAACGGCCTCCAGGTCGAGCGCCAGCACCACGAGGTCGGCACCGCAGGACAGGCCGAGATCAACTACAAGTTCAACACGCTGCTCGCCGCGGCCGACGACCTGATGCTCTTCAAGTACGTCGTGAAGAACGTCGCCTGGAAGAACGGCAAGACCGCGACCTTCATGCCGAAGCCGATCTTCGGCGACAACGGCTCGGGCATGCACGTCCACCAGTCGCTGTGGCAGAACGGCATCCCGCTCTTCTACGACGAGCAGGGTTACGCCGGTCTCTCGGACATGGCCCGCTACTACATCGGCGGCATCCTCAAGCACGCCCCGTCGCTGCTGGCCTTCACCAACCCGACGGTGAACTCCTACCACCGGCTGGTCCCGGGCTTCGAGGCGCCGGTCAACATGGTGTACTCGCAGCGCAACCGCTCCGCCGCGATGCGCATCCCGATCACGGGCTCCAACCCGAAGGCCAAGCGCGTCGAGTTCCGCGCCCCGGACCCGTCGTCGAACCCGTACCTCGCCTTCGCGGCCCTGCTGATGGCCGGTCTGGACGGCGTGAAGAACAAGATCGAGCCCCCGGAGCCGATCGACAAGGACCTCTACGAGCTGGCTCCCGAGGAGCACGCCACCGTCCAGCAGGTCCCGACCTCGCTGCCGGCCGTCCTGGACGCCCTGGAGGCCGACCACGAGTACCTTCTCGCCGGTGGTGTCTTCACCCCCGACCTGATCGAGACGTGGATCGACTACAAGCGCACGCAGGAGATCGCCCCGATCCAGCTGCGCCCGCACCCGCACGAGTTCGAGCTGTACTTCGACCTCTAA
- a CDS encoding DUF4191 domain-containing protein, protein MARKERAANADTANPGRLKQIALTYKMTRRQDPKVGLIVFGLGIVVFGVLLGLGFLIGHPVYLGILGFLLAFLAMAIVFGRRAERAAFGQMEGQPGAAAAVLDNVGRGWTTTPAVAMNRNQDVVHRAVGKAGIVLVAEGNPNRLKTLLGAEKKKMARIVGPDVPVTDLQVGNGEGQIPLKKVRTTMLKLPRTLTGPQVTATNDRLRAMGDLMSNMPLPKGPMPKGMKMPKGR, encoded by the coding sequence ATGGCGAGGAAGGAACGCGCAGCGAACGCGGACACTGCGAACCCGGGGCGACTCAAGCAGATTGCCCTGACGTACAAGATGACCCGGCGGCAGGACCCCAAGGTGGGTCTTATCGTCTTCGGCTTGGGCATCGTCGTTTTCGGCGTCCTGCTGGGCCTCGGCTTCTTGATCGGTCACCCGGTCTACCTGGGCATCCTCGGCTTCCTGCTGGCCTTCCTCGCGATGGCGATCGTCTTCGGACGGCGTGCCGAGCGCGCTGCCTTCGGGCAGATGGAAGGACAGCCGGGGGCCGCTGCTGCCGTACTGGACAACGTCGGCCGAGGCTGGACGACGACCCCCGCGGTCGCGATGAACCGCAACCAGGACGTCGTGCACCGGGCGGTCGGCAAGGCCGGAATCGTCCTGGTGGCCGAGGGCAACCCGAACCGGCTGAAGACGCTGCTGGGCGCCGAGAAGAAGAAGATGGCGCGCATCGTCGGCCCGGACGTCCCGGTGACCGACCTCCAGGTGGGCAACGGCGAGGGCCAGATCCCGCTGAAGAAGGTGCGCACCACGATGCTGAAGCTGCCGCGCACGCTGACCGGTCCGCAGGTGACCGCGACCAACGACCGGCTGCGCGCGATGGGCGACCTGATGAGCAACATGCCGCTCCCGAAGGGCCCCATGCCGAAGGGCATGAAGATGCCGAAGGGCCGCTGA
- a CDS encoding RDD family protein, protein MDNRQAIGSWLSGPRAAAEEMGADFGHRGKRLGLPPEGPGSVAPLGRRFGALFVDWILCLLIANAFFARGDTQTAGNAALLVFLVLSVLTVGTIGCTPGKRLFKVRVISEHGGRLGFGWAVARGVLLCLAIPALIWDRDGRGLHDRLARAVQVRM, encoded by the coding sequence GTGGACAACAGGCAAGCAATCGGATCGTGGCTCTCCGGGCCGCGCGCGGCCGCCGAAGAGATGGGCGCCGACTTCGGGCACCGTGGCAAGCGCCTCGGGCTGCCCCCCGAGGGGCCCGGTTCGGTGGCCCCGCTGGGCCGCCGCTTCGGCGCGCTCTTCGTCGACTGGATTCTGTGCCTGCTCATCGCGAACGCCTTCTTCGCCCGCGGTGACACCCAGACAGCGGGCAACGCCGCGCTTCTCGTCTTCCTCGTACTGAGCGTCCTGACCGTCGGCACCATCGGCTGCACGCCCGGCAAGCGCCTCTTCAAGGTGCGGGTGATCTCCGAGCACGGCGGTCGCCTCGGCTTCGGCTGGGCCGTGGCGCGCGGCGTGCTGCTGTGCCTGGCGATCCCGGCGCTGATCTGGGACCGCGACGGACGCGGCCTGCACGACCGGCTGGCCCGTGCCGTCCAGGTGCGGATGTAG